The sequence AATTTGCATGCACGCAACGATGAGGTGTACTTGCTATTCAAGGACAAAAGTCTTATGATTGCACAAATCGCACAAGCATGCAATCTTAGACTTGTGATGTCGTCACTTCCGCAGCTTTCAACGATGCATCAATGTCATGACCCTCCCATTTCCATTCATTTGCATTGACATCCATGATCCACGCGTTGTGTTCCTTTCCATCCAACTTGAGAGGATATAGCGTGGGATAAAACCAAATCTTGTCTTCTTCAACAATGAAATTGATGCGAGTGGAATCCGTCTGGATGTCCCATAGCCCggctattttatttttatcattagtTACTTCTACCCCCACTTTCCAGTATGCATCAT is a genomic window of Malania oleifera isolate guangnan ecotype guangnan unplaced genomic scaffold, ASM2987363v1 ctg226, whole genome shotgun sequence containing:
- the LOC131147144 gene encoding uncharacterized protein LOC131147144; the protein is MGGIWLYEIMNLTKKSLNLVKLNNFRQLKELANTIDEKCGYSNEAWIIEINHMSMRIKVYDAYWKVGVEVTNDKNKIAGLWDIQTDSTRINFIVEEDKIWFYPTLYPLKLDGKEHNAWIMDVNANEWKWEGHDIDASLKAAEVTTSQV